A genomic region of Peptoniphilus sp. ING2-D1G contains the following coding sequences:
- a CDS encoding permease domain protein (High confidence in function and specificity): MNLINKDTFREIKRSISRFISILLIVGLGVFVFIGLITTGQIMRDTLEREIKSQNYEDILINTTIGFDERDISIIESQEGIKELEYGYDTELLVKDSVLLLKVMNMPYKINMPIITEGKIPESSDEIILDEILRDRGYKIGDKIDFNKEINKFSDNKDEESHLSNYTYKVVGFFDSVQNSMGEIRGQSLRGLGEIKGWAYISASNFNIDPTMVRIAYKDTEGLKTSSAEYITLLDEHKKALDLDFKHIPALRLLELQDDIQGDITEGEDKIKDAKDSLAEGEEELVDAREKLAEGREEYAKGKRDYDKQSGESKEKLQEKKDELYKSEADIKEAEKELADGYKELQDGRKELDDAKKELEDGEREYSDGEREYAEGKGKLETSKTQLEEGEKQLIEGRAELEKGKIELAEAKQKLDEGRQEIAENEKKIVEGQKKIDEGIEEIAAGIGKSGADLNEVEAEVDSLLSQIDQAEELFSNYQLLESKIDEAQSGIAQIEAGQQQVEAGIAQIEAALLDPALPDEQRQALTAQLETLKTQQTELETQLAQAQTGLAQAQTQKASMDAMIAKLPEELNDATKISVYKQKLKEAKAGIKSIRESSQDLIVGQAKIDAAKEQLKQGTEQYEEGMKKSIEGEQKLIENERKLSDGKAEYEKGLQELEDARKKLDDAKQELTDGRAEYEDGEKEYSSGYEDYMKGKEELEVGKGKYELGKEFLEESEKTLNEELGKAEDKLAEASRDLFKGEEDLREGEAEFADKSKDAQEKIAEGEEQLADARRIMRILKQPVYSITPRTLNQGLNDYFDFSKRMDMLSLIFPVFFFLIALLVSFITMKRMVDEQRTIIGTYKALGFTNSEIANKFFTYGALASLIGGIIGVVSGSYILPTVIANAYFTASIFEGNLNFSFFPVRMLLAVLVGIMFTALAAIFSVYEILKDNAANLLRVKAPKGGTRIFLERIKPVWSRLSFLHKVTARNILRYKGRMVMTIIGIMGCMALLVLGFGIKNSINGIELVQFKDIQKYDASISYDREIDKDSYEKYRKDINGRNIEYIKIYQENFNVEYTGKDQNLQLLVPEEEEELRDYFNLRDRRTQEKLNLPDRGVIITEKIARLKDVKEGDSLEIIDIEGDIHKVEVQGIAEMYFGHYIFMGRDYYEKLFGKSFEPNTDLIKLPDLNEEETEETLSEFSGYKSVLSSFDLAIIEDTMNKFMYSISKVEGVIIIASSLLAIIVLYNLTNINIEERIREISTIKVLGFYPKETTAYIYRETLVLTLMGIFIGTFVGKLLHYGVLRAVEPNDMMFNLVLKARSYLTAAFITIGLSFALMIIFHNKLKRINMIEALKSNE; the protein is encoded by the coding sequence TTGAATTTGATTAACAAAGATACCTTTAGAGAAATCAAAAGATCTATTTCCAGGTTCATATCCATATTGCTTATTGTAGGGCTTGGAGTTTTTGTCTTTATAGGGCTGATTACCACCGGTCAAATTATGCGAGATACCTTGGAAAGGGAAATAAAATCTCAAAATTATGAAGATATATTGATAAATACCACCATCGGGTTTGATGAAAGAGACATTAGTATCATAGAATCCCAAGAGGGAATCAAAGAGCTTGAATACGGATATGATACAGAGCTATTGGTGAAGGATTCCGTTTTGCTCCTCAAAGTAATGAATATGCCTTATAAAATCAACATGCCCATCATCACGGAAGGAAAAATCCCCGAGTCCTCTGATGAAATAATTTTAGATGAAATATTGAGGGACAGAGGATATAAAATAGGCGATAAGATTGATTTTAATAAAGAAATAAATAAATTCAGCGATAATAAAGATGAAGAAAGTCATCTTTCAAATTACACATACAAAGTTGTGGGATTTTTCGACAGTGTACAAAATTCCATGGGAGAAATAAGAGGTCAGTCCTTGAGAGGTTTAGGAGAAATAAAGGGATGGGCTTATATAAGTGCGTCCAATTTTAACATTGATCCCACCATGGTGAGAATAGCCTACAAAGACACCGAAGGACTGAAGACTTCCTCTGCTGAATACATAACGCTTCTTGATGAGCATAAAAAAGCTTTGGACTTGGATTTCAAGCATATTCCCGCTCTTAGACTATTAGAACTTCAAGATGATATTCAAGGGGACATAACAGAAGGAGAAGACAAAATAAAAGATGCCAAAGATTCTTTGGCCGAAGGTGAAGAAGAGCTTGTAGATGCAAGAGAAAAACTGGCAGAGGGCAGAGAAGAATATGCCAAGGGAAAGCGTGACTATGATAAGCAATCGGGTGAGAGTAAAGAAAAATTACAGGAAAAAAAGGACGAATTATATAAATCTGAAGCCGATATAAAGGAAGCGGAAAAAGAACTTGCAGACGGATATAAAGAGCTTCAAGACGGAAGAAAAGAATTGGATGATGCAAAAAAGGAACTTGAAGACGGCGAAAGAGAATATTCCGATGGCGAAAGGGAATATGCAGAAGGCAAGGGTAAATTGGAGACCAGTAAAACTCAATTGGAAGAAGGCGAGAAGCAGCTGATTGAGGGTAGAGCGGAATTAGAAAAGGGGAAGATTGAGCTTGCCGAAGCAAAACAGAAACTTGATGAGGGTAGGCAGGAGATTGCCGAAAATGAGAAAAAAATTGTAGAAGGGCAAAAAAAGATTGATGAGGGGATAGAAGAAATCGCAGCGGGCATAGGAAAATCCGGAGCGGATTTGAACGAAGTGGAAGCAGAAGTAGATTCTCTTTTATCACAAATTGATCAAGCTGAAGAACTTTTTTCCAATTATCAATTGCTGGAAAGTAAAATAGATGAGGCACAATCAGGTATTGCACAAATTGAAGCGGGACAGCAACAGGTGGAAGCAGGTATTGCACAAATTGAAGCTGCTCTTTTAGATCCGGCTCTACCTGATGAACAAAGGCAGGCCCTAACTGCTCAATTAGAAACTCTCAAAACTCAACAAACAGAGCTTGAGACTCAGCTTGCACAGGCACAGACAGGTCTTGCACAGGCACAGACACAAAAGGCCAGCATGGATGCCATGATCGCAAAGCTTCCGGAAGAACTTAACGATGCGACGAAAATATCTGTATATAAACAAAAACTCAAAGAGGCGAAGGCCGGCATAAAGAGCATAAGAGAATCTTCTCAAGATTTAATTGTCGGACAAGCTAAGATTGATGCGGCAAAGGAACAGTTAAAACAAGGCACGGAACAATATGAAGAAGGAATGAAAAAATCCATAGAAGGAGAGCAAAAACTCATTGAAAACGAAAGGAAGCTCTCCGACGGAAAAGCGGAATATGAAAAGGGACTTCAGGAACTTGAAGATGCAAGAAAAAAACTTGATGATGCAAAACAGGAATTAACAGATGGAAGGGCAGAGTACGAAGACGGTGAAAAAGAGTACTCTTCAGGCTATGAAGACTATATGAAAGGCAAGGAAGAACTTGAAGTAGGAAAGGGAAAGTACGAACTTGGTAAAGAATTTCTGGAAGAATCCGAAAAAACCTTAAATGAAGAACTCGGCAAAGCGGAAGATAAACTTGCTGAAGCGAGCAGGGATTTATTCAAAGGAGAAGAAGATTTAAGAGAGGGAGAAGCTGAATTTGCAGATAAATCAAAGGATGCACAGGAAAAAATCGCTGAAGGGGAAGAACAACTTGCCGATGCAAGAAGAATAATGAGGATTTTAAAACAACCCGTTTATTCCATTACCCCCAGAACTTTAAATCAAGGGCTTAATGACTATTTTGACTTCTCAAAAAGGATGGATATGCTGTCTTTGATATTCCCGGTATTTTTCTTTTTGATAGCTCTCCTTGTGAGTTTTATCACCATGAAAAGGATGGTCGATGAACAAAGAACCATAATCGGAACTTACAAAGCTCTTGGATTTACCAATAGTGAAATCGCTAATAAGTTTTTCACATACGGAGCACTGGCATCCTTAATTGGGGGTATAATCGGAGTTGTATCGGGATCCTATATACTTCCAACTGTAATAGCCAACGCTTACTTTACGGCTTCAATATTTGAAGGTAATTTAAACTTCAGTTTTTTCCCCGTGAGAATGCTGCTTGCAGTACTGGTAGGGATAATGTTCACGGCATTAGCCGCCATATTTTCCGTATATGAAATCCTAAAAGACAATGCTGCAAATCTTTTAAGAGTAAAGGCTCCAAAGGGCGGCACGAGAATATTCCTTGAAAGGATAAAACCTGTTTGGTCAAGACTCAGCTTTTTGCATAAGGTAACGGCCAGAAATATTTTAAGATACAAGGGCAGAATGGTAATGACCATAATAGGAATAATGGGATGTATGGCTCTGCTGGTCCTTGGATTCGGAATTAAAAATTCCATAAATGGAATTGAACTGGTACAATTTAAAGATATTCAAAAATATGATGCCTCCATATCTTATGACAGAGAAATCGACAAAGATTCCTATGAAAAATACAGAAAAGACATAAATGGAAGAAATATAGAATATATAAAAATCTATCAAGAAAATTTCAACGTAGAATACACAGGTAAGGATCAAAATTTGCAACTCTTAGTTCCCGAAGAGGAAGAAGAACTCAGGGATTATTTTAACCTCAGAGACAGAAGAACTCAGGAGAAATTGAATTTGCCCGACAGAGGTGTAATAATAACTGAGAAAATAGCAAGACTAAAGGATGTTAAAGAGGGAGATTCCCTTGAGATTATAGACATAGAAGGTGACATTCACAAGGTGGAGGTGCAAGGTATTGCTGAAATGTACTTCGGACACTATATCTTCATGGGCAGAGATTATTATGAAAAGCTCTTTGGAAAAAGTTTTGAGCCGAACACTGATTTAATAAAGCTTCCCGATTTAAATGAAGAGGAAACGGAAGAGACTTTGTCTGAATTTTCAGGGTATAAATCCGTACTATCTTCATTTGATTTAGCGATAATAGAAGATACGATGAATAAATTCATGTACTCTATTTCCAAAGTTGAGGGGGTAATCATAATTGCATCGAGTTTATTGGCGATAATTGTTCTATACAACCTTACAAACATAAATATAGAAGAGAGAATAAGGGAAATATCCACAATAAAAGTGCTGGGATTCTATCCTAAGGAAACCACGGCATATATTTACAGAGAGACCTTAGTGTTGACTTTGATGGGGATTTTCATAGGGACTTTTGTGGGTAAATTATTGCACTATGGAGTATTAAGAGCAGTTGAGCCCAATGACATGATGTTCAATCTGGTGTTAAAAGCAAGGAGTTACTTGACTGCAGCCTTTATAACAATAGGACTGAGTTTTGCGTTGATGATTATTTTCCACAACAAGCTCAAACGCATAAATATGATAGAGGCTTTAAAGTCCAATGAATAG
- a CDS encoding putative ABC transporter ATP-binding protein MJ1508 (ATP-binding domain of ABC transporters is a water-soluble domain of transmembrane ABC transporters, ABC transporters belong to the ATP-Binding Cassette superfamily, which uses the hydrolysis of ATP to translocate a variety of compounds across biological membranes. ABC transporters are minimally constituted of two conserved regions: a highly conserved ATP binding cassette (ABC) and a less conserved transmembrane domain (TMD). These regions can be found on the same protein or on two different ones. Most ABC transporters function as a dimer and therefore are constituted of four domains, two ABC modules and two TMDs; High confidence in function and specificity) yields MSFIEIKNLYKKYGKGEAVVIANDNISFNVQEGEFAFIIGPSGAGKSTILNILGGMDSPTSGEIIVDGKDISTMNERQLTTYRRYDMGFVFQFYNLIPNLTALENVELAAQIVKDAKNSKEVLESVGLGHRLNNFPSQLSGGEQQRVAIARAIAKNPKLLLCDEPTGALDYNTGRQVFKILKNLSKNFGTTVLVITHNNAVAPIADRVIEIADAKVRNIEINKEPKEIEEIEW; encoded by the coding sequence ATGTCATTTATTGAAATAAAAAATTTATACAAGAAGTACGGAAAGGGCGAAGCTGTAGTTATAGCCAACGACAATATAAGCTTCAATGTGCAAGAGGGTGAATTTGCCTTTATAATAGGTCCCTCAGGTGCCGGAAAGTCCACGATTTTAAATATTTTAGGGGGAATGGATTCCCCCACATCAGGCGAGATAATCGTAGATGGCAAAGACATCTCAACAATGAATGAAAGGCAATTGACCACCTATAGAAGATACGATATGGGATTTGTATTTCAGTTTTACAACCTGATACCGAATTTAACCGCATTGGAAAATGTGGAATTGGCCGCACAAATCGTAAAGGATGCAAAGAACTCCAAAGAAGTTTTGGAATCGGTGGGACTGGGACATAGACTCAACAATTTTCCATCACAATTATCGGGAGGGGAACAACAGAGAGTTGCAATTGCAAGGGCTATAGCCAAAAATCCGAAGCTTCTTCTATGTGACGAGCCGACGGGTGCATTGGACTACAATACGGGCAGACAGGTTTTTAAGATACTTAAAAATTTAAGCAAAAACTTCGGAACCACAGTGCTTGTAATAACACATAACAATGCAGTAGCTCCCATTGCAGACAGAGTTATAGAGATTGCCGATGCAAAGGTAAGAAACATAGAAATTAACAAGGAACCTAAAGAAATTGAAGAAATAGAATGGTAG